From Choloepus didactylus isolate mChoDid1 chromosome 19, mChoDid1.pri, whole genome shotgun sequence:
CCCAGAGCAGTCAGGCCCGCCCAGGCCCCGCCCTGGTGCAGTCAGGCCCCCGCCCCCGGTgctcccaggccccgcccccggtgCTCCCAGGCCCCTCCCCAGAGCAGTCAGGCCCGCCCAGGCCCCGCCCTGGTGCAGTCAGACCCCTGCTCCCGGTGCGCACAGGCCCCGCCCCCCGCATTAGGCCCGCCCTGTTGCGGTCAGGCCCCGCCCCCCGGCGCTCCCAGGCCCCGCCCCAGAGCAGTCAGGCCCGCCCAGGTGCAGTCAGGCCCCTGCCCCCGGTGCGCCCAGGCTCCGCCCCTGTGCACTCATGTCCCCGCCCCCTGTGtgcccaggccccgccccagcGCAGTCAGGCccgcccaggccccctccccgtCCGCCCCGCCCCGTCCTGGACCCCGCCCCAAGGCCTCTCGCGCCCCGCGCGTCCCCACCGTTGCTGCTTTTTCCGACCCGCGGTTCACTCCCGCCCAGAGTTCCAGGCTGTGCGCCCCGGCGTGGACCCATCACCACCGGCGAGGGCAGGCGGTCAAGATCGGCAGGGCCCGGGCGCCTCTTCCCTCCGAGCACAGGGGGCGGGCGTGGGCCCCTCGGCCCAGCACCACCCGGAGCAGGATGGACGGCGCTAGCGGAGCGGCAGTTAAAGCCAGTTGGAAGCCCCCCTTCCCACtggaattgtcctttttttttccttaacagctttattaagatttaattcacataccatacaattcacccattcaaagtgtacacttcaaaaagttttaatatattcacagatatgtgcatcTACCACCAAaagttagaacattttcatcaccccaaatggaaagtCCAcctcattagcagtcactccccatttctcccaGTCTGCCCACCCCGCCGGCCGAGGCACCCATGCCCTTTTCTGTCCTATGGATTTGCCGATCCTACACCTTtggtataaatggaatcatgcagcgCATGGCGTTTTGTGAGTGGTGTCTTTCGCctctttcacttctttcctttcaGTGTAAGGTCTTTGAGGTCCATCCATGTGGTggcaggtatcagaacttcattccttttcaagtcctttgcccattttttttttaaattttattttgaaataaattcaaagttataggaacagttgcaaaaacaatacaaaccccatacacagaactccagcataccctgacccccctcccctgataccctgatccaccaactttaacatcctgtcacaccgccatttctctttccctctctccctccctccctatctatcatccatcatctattgctctgtcttctgaacatgagagtaagctgcacacatccttgaacaaacactataattcacatatacaattcccatgagcaagaaccttcttttatgcaatcacattaagtgcagctaagaagttcaagaaattcaacattgatacaaagcttacattctatatttcctttttttttttttttttcttatgtctcagctgtgtccctttgagcctcctgtcctccatcctcagatcccatccaggattatccttggcattcaattgtcatctatttagactgtctttttttttttttttcaattgtgggaacatatatacagcctaaatcttcccattccaccccctccctagcattccattagtgggattaatcacatttagaatgttgcaatgctatcaccttccccccatccattactagaaatttcccttcacctcaaacagcagccctacactcctttcttaactcccattgccccttcccccacttctcgtaacccatactctatttttcatctctatcctttgcccatttttaaattgggttattgtctttttattttgagttccaagagttctttatatagtgtGGATGCAAGTCCTGATCAGATACATGActtgcacatattttctcccattctatgggttgtcttttcactttttttgatggtgtcctctgaagcacaaaagttttcattttgatgtATTATTCCTCTTCATCGTGCTTTTTTAGACGCTCAGGGTTTAAACGCCGCCTGAGCGTGGACCCCGCCCAGGGCCAGAGCAGGGCGGGGAGGCGGCGGGAAAGTGTGGCCCGGCCCGGCAGCCGGGAGGCACTGCACGGCGCCAGGCGGCCGCCAGGGGGCGCCCCGCGAGGGTTCGCCGGGGCCGGGCCTTTAACTGCGCCTGCGCCGGTGCGCGAGCCCGGCCCGAGCGCGCGCCTGCGTCTGCGCCTGCGCGGGCCCGTGGCCGCGCCTCCTCGCGCGGGCTGGTGGCCGGCCGCGGCCATGGGGGAAGCGGAGGTGGGCGGCGGCGCCGCGGGCGACAAGGGTCCGGGGGAGGCGGCGGCGAGCCCCGCGGAGGAGACGGTGGTGTGGAGCCCCGAGGTGGAGGTGTGCCTCTTCCACGCCATGCTGGGCCACAAGCCCGTCGGTGAGCGCGCCGGAGGCCGCGCACACGCGTGGGGGCGGGGCGGGCCTCGGTAACCGCCGGGGGGCGGGGCGATGGGCGGGGCGAGGGCCGGCCTGGGCGGGGAGATGGGCGGGGCGAGGGCCGGCCTGGGCGGGGCTCGGTTACCgacgggggcggggcggggccggcctCCCCCCACCCTCGCGCCCCGCCCGCAGGTGTGAACCGGCACTTCCACATGATCTGCATCCGGGACAAGTTCAGCCAGAACATCGGGCGGCAGGTCCCCTCCAAGGTCATCTGGGACCACCTGAGCACCATGTACGACATGCAGGCGCTGGTGAGGCCCCAGGTGCCCCCACCCCGCTCTCCCGCCTGCCCCCCCAGCCCTGGACGGCTGCAGCTGCTGCGtttgaggctggggctgggggcgctGCCTGGGTTGGGGGGTCGGTGACAGCCCCTCCCGGAGCTGGAGCTGAGCCTGAAGGAGCGTTACAGGCGCCGCCGCGGTCCCGGGGCCTTTGGGTCCTGCTGTCCAGCTCAGCCTTGGGAAGGCCCAGTGGAGCCTTGGGCGGGAAGGGGTTGGGGTCTCGTTGCCATCAGGGTGCCCACGACAGAAGAGACGGGGCAGCCGAGGGGATCACTGGGTCAGGGCACTAAAGACCAGCATGTGGCCAGAGAGCTGGGGGGAGTGGAGGGGGACCGGGAGGGGTTGGAGAGGCCGCGACCCACCCCAGGTGGAAAGTGGGGCCGCCACCACCTCCAGGCCGAGACCCCAGCACCACGTCTCCAAGGTTCTGCCGCTGCTACCTAGGCTCTCTTGCACCCCCTTTCTTAGCCTTTCACAGCTGTGCGTGTCACACAGGAGGTGGGGACTCAGGGGTGCACAGAGGCAGCCTGGCCCCTGGTGAGCACCCCGAGCCCTGAGCTGCTGCTCCGCGAGCAGCCTGTGCTGAGGCCATTCTGGGCCCCGGCAGAGCTTGCCCTCCAGGGATGGGGACCTGGTCCTGCCCTCTGGGGGGGGGGCACCCCACTCCCCACTGATAAGTCAGGGATGGAGGTGCAGAGGGCCAGTGGCTGCCCAGGGGTCCCCAAGCCTGCCCTCTGAGCCAGCCCCTGTGATGGCAAGGGGTCACCTGTGAGTTGGTGGGGACGTTAGTTCCAGTTACTTCCGAGCCTATCTCTAGGCCCACAGCGGGCCAGAGCCTGGGGGTGCAGAGAGGAAGTCGTGGCACACTCTTCCCTGTCCTTGGGGAGCTCATGCCACAGTGTGGGAGACAGACTGACAGACTGGTCTGGGGCTGCGAGGCCCACCTGTGCGGTGCAGACTCCTGGCTCTGGGGGGCGTAGAGCTGAGAAGCCCAGCCCATAGGGTGCTCGGGGAACTGCCAGGTGCTGGTCCTAGGGTTTCTTCCCATTCCTGGAGCAGCTCATGACACCCTCGGGTCTGGGCAAGTCTTTGGGGATGTCAGTTTTTTACGCCATGGAATCCCTGAGTAACTGATTCCAGAATCACTTGATCTCCTGGACAGCCCCCTCCCTGAGGGAGCCTGATTTCAGTGGGCCTGGATGGGGCTGTGAGCTGAGACCCTGTCTCCTGTCGCCACCTCCCCACCAGTCAGGGGTGGCTTTCCCTGGCATCTGGCCACCCTGGAAGCTGTGCCTGGAGCCCAGTTGGAGCCCAGTGGGTGCTCCCTGGCTGACACGGCCCCACCTGCTTGCCTTCCCCACCTGGTTCCAGGGGAGCAGCTTCCCCAGCCTGGGAGGCCCTTGGTGACTGCAGCCTCTGCCCAAGTGCCCAGCTCCCTTGGTGAGCACGTGCTCAAGCTAAGAGTTGTCTCCTGCGGGCCGGGCCAGGCCCACCCCTGCTGCCTAGAAGTGTGTATCTgtgtggggggtggaggtggggccaGGTCTCAGCCTCTACAGACCCGAGTCTCCCTCCCGTTGGTGGCTTTCATGTCATTCTTGACTTCTGTAGGTCTGTCTGCCAAGCCCAGGCCACTGTGGGCTGTGACGGGGGGAAGAGCCATGGCCCTCGCCCCTGCACCCCATCTCTCCCTCACTCCTCTACCCACTCTTTCAAGACAGTTGAACTCTTGACTTGGCTTCTCTGTGTTTTAATGCCTGGCTGAAAtcaccttttttttccttgttttttaattaactaaaaCATCGCATTTGATATCAGCACGAGTCTGAGATTCTTCCATTCCCGAATCCAGAGAGGAACTTCGTCCTTCCGGAAGAGATCATTCACGAAGTCCGGGAAGGTGAGACTCAGGTCTGGAGATTAGAAAAGGCAGGCGCTGGGCTCGAGCAAGGTGTGAGGGCAGAGGTGGCATCTCCAGGGTCCTAGAGAGACGGGGGCACCTGTGCTGACCCCACCTTGACCCACTGGGGAGGTCTGGGGTGCCTGTGGGTCAGAGGGGCCTCCTCTGAAGGGCAGGGGCGGGTGCCAGGAGCACCCCCACAgccggggcaggggtggggagggcgcTGCTCTGCGGGTCTGCGGCCCGGGCCCTGCGCCCCTCCGGGAGCCTCGCCTCCCACTCTGTGCGTCTCCCTGCAGGAAAGGTGATCATCGAGGAGGAGCTGAAGGAGGAGATGAAGGAAGACGTGGACCCTCACAACGGGGCCGATGACCGTGAGTGCGGGGCGCCCCGCCGGGTCTGGTTTAGCAGCTCAAGAGGCAGCCTCTGTCTGCTCGGACGGGAGTAGCCATGCCCTCGTCCAGGGCAGCCTCGGGCCCCGCCAGGGAGGCCCCATGGCACAGCTTAAAGTAGAGCACGTCAGAGGCCACTCCCACGGGTGTTCCCGGCCCAGAAAAAGAAGTTGCAGGCCCAGTAACGTTCACGCTCGTGGGACGAGGTGCCAGGGTCTGGCATCATTTGGACGGTCCATCTCGTGACGTCCTCACAGCCCTAGTAGGTAACCCTGGGATTCCCATGGTGGGAGCGTCCCAGCCTTGTTTGGGGGCCCATGGGCAGGGAGACTGTAGCTCGGTAAGGTGccttttgggttccagggggatGTGTTTGTAGACAAACGGAACTGAACAGGAAAGTCAAGTAAGACTCCAGGAACTCTCTTTTTAGCGTGGTTTGAGCTACAGCCAAATGATCCtgtccctcagttttctcatcttcagGAAGCTTGGGGAAAGCAGCTGAAAAACCCAGCAAAGAGAAAGACAGGAGCTGCTCTGACCCCGGGTCCAAGGAGGGGGCCGACAAGCGCAAGCGCAACCGCGTCACCGACAAGGTTCTGACGGCCAACAGCAACCCCTCGAGCCCCAGTGCCGCCAAGCGGCGGCGAACCTAGACCCAGGCCCGGGTCGGGGGGGGGTCAGGCCGGGCTCAGCCAAGGGCCGCCGGCGGGGCCAGAGGGCCTCCCTTAGCCGGAGCAGCCTGGGTTGCCGCTGTCCGCAGCCATGGGGCCGAGGAGGTTTGTGGGGGCTGTCTTCTCGCGAGGACACATTGCGTCCCTTGGGCTGCTGATGAGGTGCTGCTGGGGTGAGCTGCCGGCCGCGTCAGGGCAGACTGCGCCAGCCCGCTGCACGCCGGAGGGCTGGGTGCTCCGATGTCCAGGCCGGGCTGGACGCGGGGCCTGGAGCCAGCAACACAGACCTGTCAGCCGCTTTCTAAACCCAAAGGGCCACGAGAACGGGCCTTGAGTGCCACACCCGCCCGCCCCAG
This genomic window contains:
- the LOC119515182 gene encoding MRG/MORF4L-binding protein isoform X2, whose protein sequence is MGEAEVGGGAAGDKGPGEAAASPAEETVVWSPEVEVCLFHAMLGHKPVGVNRHFHMICIRDKFSQNIGRQVPSKVIWDHLSTMYDMQALHESEILPFPNPERNFVLPEEIIHEVREGKVIIEEELKEEMKEDVDPHNGADDRSLGKAAEKPSKEKDRSCSDPGSKEGADKRKRNRVTDKVLTANSNPSSPSAAKRRRT
- the LOC119515182 gene encoding MRG/MORF4L-binding protein isoform X1, yielding MGEAEVGGGAAGDKGPGEAAASPAEETVVWSPEVEVCLFHAMLGHKPVGVNRHFHMICIRDKFSQNIGRQVPSKVIWDHLSTMYDMQALHESEILPFPNPERNFVLPEEIIHEVREGKVIIEEELKEEMKEDVDPHNGADDLFSSSGSLGKAAEKPSKEKDRSCSDPGSKEGADKRKRNRVTDKVLTANSNPSSPSAAKRRRT